From the genome of Nicotiana tabacum cultivar K326 chromosome 17, ASM71507v2, whole genome shotgun sequence:
ccctagcaagatccttgtgaaatcttcaaaccctgaacaagaattgatggataaatgactaagtcttcactttctctctctaaaatactctcatctctctctaaaatatcagattttggctcaaaaattagaaagaatgaaagctccgacgcagttatgcgatcgcatatgcaatcgcataacaggtatgcggtccgcataccggccgcataatttggcctccaaagctgggcgttactgacccggtctgcggtcattatgcggtccgcatacttgttccgcggtcacataatgcaccgcaaaataggtctggggtcgcatagtgcaccgcagatttttctcaaatcttgcccctctcctgatccactttgcgaccattatgcggtccgcaaagtgattctgcgatcgcatagggtcgcagaaatgatatttttccgacaaaattttactttacacatcggtgcattgttcaacccaaatgTTTGtaccaccaaaccttaattttctttgtactaattgatctacctcggcaccaccaaaccttaattttcttagcaaaatttctccggggccgttacacataagttaacatccggtcaactttttcaacttaaattctaaaccttggaactaagtgctcTAAATCATTTCAAGATCTCACCGAagccaaaccaattaccccggcaagccaaataacaactgtaattcacaatttgagcagtaaatgggggaacaggattgcaatagtcaaaacaACCGACCGGATTGTTACAATAGATTACAAAATTATTGCATTCATTAGACagcaaaaagaatttttttatcaTAAAAAAATATGATAGCTATcgttcattaattattttatcttctttGATTTTGTAATAATACATAGTAATACACGTAAAgtagtgtatatacaaataaggAAGAACAAACGATGTAGAAGCTGAAGCATCCGTACCGTCAATTCTCTTTGGCTATTCATAGCGCGAGCTtcaaaaatcagtttattttgaaaaatatttttctcaaaagtattttattcaaaagtatttttgatgagaaatagtttgtgtttgactaattaatttaaaaaatacttgTGAGCAACAATtactgtttggccaagcttttaaaaagtgcttaagtgtatttttctcaaaataactTTGCAAAAAGTGTTTTTGGGGAGAACTTACTTTTTTATGTTTCTCCAAAACTGTTTTTGTTTctactcaaaagtactttttcttcttctaaaacCTTGGTCAAATactttaactttaaaaaaaatactattttagaaagaaaaaaaaatgcttttgactTTTGAAAAATTTGGCCAAACAGATTATCAGAGCATTTGCTAGAACAAAATTAACTAAAAAGGATCATCAAAAACGCAAAAGCTACAATGAAAAGTAAAGGTTCTTAATTACTAGAGAGGTTTAATCATTAAAAATTGTTAAATCAATCAAAACCAAACAAATTCTAAAAACAAAGCATCAAGAACATAGAACTTTGAAAAATAACTTAGACAGTTTTAATTctaaacaagaaaagaagaagcaCTGTTGTAAAATCAATCAAAGGCCCAAGCATTTTCTTTACGGATTTGCTCTTCTTCCGCAGGTGTAAAATAATTCTTGATGTTAAATGCTTTACGTATTTCCTCTGGCGTTTTCCCTTTGATCCTATCAGCAGTTTCTTGACACAATATATCCAATAGCTCCTTATCATTAAGATAATTAGCTGCTAAAATTAGATCATACAACTCCGAGTAATTCAGCACCTTCACAAAATTCTTGTCAAAATCCTTCAACTCGTCCTCTGAGACGCCTTCCTCGGAGTGTTTTTGCCAGTATTCGATCACTTTGGCCATTGTTTTGCTATCGACATTAGGCAAAGGAATGGTGTTTGAAGCGCAGTCATCTTCCACCATATT
Proteins encoded in this window:
- the LOC107805703 gene encoding SKP1-like protein 1 — encoded protein: MSSKKLLVLKTIDGEEFELDEAVAVRSEAIKNMVEDDCASNTIPLPNVDSKTMAKVIEYWQKHSEEGVSEDELKDFDKNFVKVLNYSELYDLILAANYLNDKELLDILCQETADRIKGKTPEEIRKAFNIKNYFTPAEEEQIRKENAWAFD